A window of the Streptomyces finlayi genome harbors these coding sequences:
- a CDS encoding PQQ-dependent sugar dehydrogenase: protein MFGSAFSPAVRKGVVAVLATASLLVSAACSSGQGPQSTGGREGDASVPSASSSAAASASASPSDLAPAKGSVKVVSTLTEGLASPWGLAALPGGDLLVASRDDGTVTRVDGENGKKTLLGSVPGVSPGGEGGLLGLAVPATFGADRQVYAYFTTTSDNRIARMLYDERRPAGQQLGAPDTILRGIPKGAVHNGGRIAFGPDRMLYAGTGETGETGLAQDKKSLGGKILRMTPDGEPVHGNPEADSVVYSYGHRNVQGLAWDGQKRLWAAEFGQDTWDELNLIEPGGNYGWPDVEGKKGEEGFVDPVAQWKTAEASPSGIAVVGGSVWMAGLRGERLWRIPLSGKAGQEPLAQPQSFLDGKYGRLRTVLAAGGDRLWLVTSNTDGRATPKPGDDRILLLEVR from the coding sequence GTGTTCGGATCTGCTTTCTCCCCCGCTGTGCGCAAAGGGGTGGTGGCCGTGCTGGCCACGGCTTCGCTGCTGGTCTCCGCGGCCTGCTCGTCCGGGCAAGGCCCGCAGAGTACGGGGGGCCGGGAGGGCGACGCGTCGGTGCCGTCCGCCTCCTCTTCCGCTGCCGCCTCCGCTTCCGCGTCGCCCTCGGACCTGGCACCCGCCAAGGGGTCGGTGAAGGTCGTCTCCACGCTCACGGAGGGGCTGGCGAGCCCGTGGGGTCTGGCCGCGCTGCCCGGCGGCGACCTGCTGGTCGCCTCCCGCGACGACGGCACGGTCACCCGGGTCGACGGCGAGAACGGGAAGAAGACGCTGCTGGGCTCCGTACCAGGCGTGTCGCCCGGCGGCGAGGGCGGGCTGCTCGGCCTCGCCGTCCCGGCGACCTTCGGCGCGGACCGTCAGGTGTACGCGTACTTCACCACCACGTCCGACAACCGCATCGCCCGCATGCTGTACGACGAGCGCAGGCCGGCCGGTCAGCAGCTGGGCGCCCCGGACACGATCCTGCGGGGCATCCCGAAGGGCGCCGTCCACAACGGCGGCCGGATCGCCTTCGGACCGGACCGCATGCTGTACGCGGGCACCGGCGAGACCGGGGAGACGGGACTGGCCCAGGACAAGAAGTCGCTGGGCGGCAAGATCCTGCGCATGACGCCCGACGGCGAGCCGGTGCACGGCAACCCGGAGGCCGACTCGGTGGTGTATTCGTACGGGCACCGCAACGTACAGGGCCTGGCCTGGGACGGACAGAAGCGGCTCTGGGCCGCCGAGTTCGGCCAGGACACCTGGGACGAGCTGAACCTGATCGAGCCGGGCGGGAACTACGGCTGGCCCGATGTGGAGGGCAAGAAGGGCGAGGAGGGATTCGTCGACCCGGTGGCCCAGTGGAAGACCGCGGAGGCCTCGCCGAGCGGGATCGCGGTCGTCGGCGGATCGGTCTGGATGGCGGGGTTGCGCGGCGAGCGGCTGTGGCGCATTCCGCTCTCGGGCAAGGCCGGTCAGGAACCACTGGCGCAGCCGCAGTCGTTCCTCGACGGGAAGTACGGCCGGCTGCGGACCGTGCTCGCGGCGGGCGGCGACAGACTGTGGCTGGTCACCAGCAACACGGATGGCCGTGCCACGCCGAAGCCGGGAGACGACCGGATTCTTCTGCTGGAGGTGCGCTGA
- a CDS encoding GNAT family N-acetyltransferase, which translates to MFAISLGDDGAELRPLETWQAQEFLSHMDRARALVDPWIPFAAAAADLDSARALLQRYADSQAADTGRLYGIWLDGTLVGGVLFRTFEAGTGNCEVGCWLEPAGEGRGLVTRAMRKLIDWAVDVRGMHRVEWVASSANTRSVAVAKRLGMTRDGVMRERYLYRGERHDSEIWSVLAPEWRAQRG; encoded by the coding sequence ATGTTCGCGATATCCCTGGGTGACGACGGGGCGGAGCTGCGCCCGCTGGAGACCTGGCAGGCCCAGGAGTTCCTGAGCCACATGGACCGGGCACGCGCGCTCGTCGACCCCTGGATCCCGTTCGCCGCGGCCGCCGCCGACCTCGATTCGGCGCGGGCCCTGCTCCAGCGGTACGCGGACAGCCAGGCGGCCGACACCGGCCGGCTCTACGGCATCTGGCTGGACGGCACGCTGGTCGGCGGCGTCCTCTTCCGTACGTTCGAGGCCGGGACCGGGAACTGCGAGGTCGGCTGCTGGCTCGAACCGGCGGGGGAGGGGCGCGGCCTGGTCACCCGGGCGATGCGGAAGCTGATCGACTGGGCGGTCGACGTACGGGGCATGCACCGGGTGGAGTGGGTCGCCTCCTCGGCGAACACCCGCAGTGTCGCGGTCGCGAAGCGGCTCGGGATGACACGCGACGGAGTGATGCGCGAGCGCTACCTCTATCGGGGGGAGCGGCACGATTCGGAGATCTGGTCCGTTCTGGCGCCGGAATGGCGTGCTCAGCGCGGCTGA
- a CDS encoding 2-hydroxyacid dehydrogenase, with translation MTSTTAGDVWLPIPADEIEGLPEGLDYHFWDGGQDFPADPADCAFYVVPYMKGPPIAVRPLDAMGAVRVVQTLSAGIDHVEPGLGLLPAGVRLCNARGVHEASTAELALALILASLRGFPGFVHGQDKEEWRAGFYPALADKSVLIVGYGSIGSAIEDRLEPFECARVARVARSARTTARGPVHTLDDLPALLPQADIVILSTPLNPSTQGLVGAEFLRAMRDGALLVNVARGQVVDTAALLSELECGRLRAALDVTDPEPLPVGHPLWHAPHVLITPHVGGSTSAFLPRAKRLLAAQLTRFAEGEPVRNVVLTTG, from the coding sequence ATGACTTCGACGACTGCCGGCGACGTATGGCTGCCGATTCCGGCCGATGAGATCGAGGGGCTCCCCGAGGGCCTCGACTACCACTTCTGGGACGGCGGACAGGACTTCCCCGCCGATCCCGCAGACTGCGCCTTCTATGTCGTTCCCTATATGAAGGGTCCGCCGATCGCGGTCCGGCCGCTCGACGCCATGGGCGCGGTACGGGTCGTGCAGACGCTCTCCGCGGGTATCGACCACGTGGAGCCCGGCCTCGGTCTGCTTCCCGCCGGCGTACGCCTCTGCAATGCCAGGGGAGTGCACGAGGCGTCCACCGCCGAGCTGGCCCTCGCCCTGATCCTCGCCTCGCTGCGGGGGTTCCCCGGCTTCGTGCACGGTCAGGACAAGGAGGAGTGGCGGGCAGGCTTCTACCCGGCGCTCGCCGACAAGTCGGTGCTCATCGTCGGTTACGGGTCGATCGGTTCGGCGATCGAGGACCGGCTCGAACCGTTCGAGTGCGCGCGGGTGGCGCGCGTCGCGCGCTCTGCGCGGACGACAGCGCGCGGCCCCGTGCACACGCTCGACGACCTGCCCGCGCTGCTGCCCCAGGCCGACATCGTCATCCTGTCCACCCCGCTGAACCCCTCCACCCAGGGCCTGGTGGGAGCCGAGTTCCTCAGGGCGATGCGCGACGGCGCACTCCTCGTCAACGTCGCCCGGGGACAAGTGGTCGACACCGCGGCCCTGTTGTCCGAACTCGAGTGCGGCCGGCTGCGCGCCGCTCTCGATGTCACCGACCCCGAACCGCTGCCCGTCGGCCATCCCCTCTGGCATGCTCCCCATGTCCTGATCACCCCTCATGTCGGCGGCAGCACCTCGGCGTTCCTGCCGAGGGCCAAGCGTCTGCTGGCGGCACAGCTGACCCGTTTCGCCGAGGGTGAGCCGGTGCGAAACGTCGTACTCACCACCGGCTGA
- a CDS encoding phosphocholine-specific phospholipase C codes for MTTDISRRRLFALGGGALGAAAAGSFLPPSLQAAIAAQPARPAGSGGGLDEIRHVVILMQENRSFDHYFGMLRGVRGFGDRNAVELPSGKPVFEQPGPLGTSVLPFAVREAAETQKKDLQYIGALDHSWSGGGRAWAGGWMSGWVTTKTAATMAYYDRRDIPLHYELADTFTVCDAYHSSVHTSTSPNRNHLWSGKTGFEANGKRAVGNDAYNEGTHPGYDWSTYPERLEAAGHSWQTYTEWENFTDNQIEFFATFKAIARKALARTGGHTFMESFYAQVRETDDASERKRLLGLLEEGVATLDETERSLFERGLRRVETGTLADRFAEDVAAGTLPEVSYLVPSAVDSEHPSVSSPVHSATILYKVLDALGSHPDVWRHTAVFINYDENDGFFDHVPPPVAPPEVADERWDGKPTGLGVRVPMLVVSPWTIGGYVCSEVFDHTSVIRFLERWTGVKEPNIGDWRRTVTGDLTSAFDFSRSGRQPEVDRPAAIPAFGGRWQPKPPAVQRMPVPETGTRPARPLPYQPDAQAWVTDGAVQVGLSNTGRSSAHFTLYPYAGEFPAPQHRDVRGTGQWAVPFTGDAYRFTVTGPNGFRREFAGAAGGDAEVGSRLDARERDLHLTLRNTGRRTLTFTVRPLGYVDEEDLRGWTRRISVKPGRSRTVVHSAADARGWYDLEVTVDRDAAFRRRLMGHIENGRASVSG; via the coding sequence TTGACCACGGACATTTCACGGCGCCGGCTCTTCGCCCTCGGCGGCGGCGCGCTCGGCGCGGCGGCGGCCGGATCGTTCCTGCCGCCGTCGCTCCAGGCCGCCATCGCCGCGCAGCCCGCCCGCCCGGCGGGGTCCGGCGGCGGGCTCGACGAGATCAGGCACGTCGTGATCCTGATGCAGGAGAACCGGTCCTTCGACCATTACTTCGGGATGCTGCGCGGCGTACGCGGCTTCGGCGACCGCAACGCCGTCGAACTCCCCTCGGGGAAGCCCGTCTTCGAGCAGCCCGGCCCACTGGGCACGTCCGTGCTGCCGTTCGCGGTGCGCGAGGCCGCCGAGACGCAGAAGAAGGACCTCCAGTACATCGGTGCGCTCGACCACTCCTGGAGCGGCGGCGGGCGGGCCTGGGCCGGTGGGTGGATGAGCGGCTGGGTCACCACGAAGACGGCCGCCACGATGGCGTACTACGACCGCCGTGACATCCCGCTGCACTACGAACTGGCCGACACCTTCACCGTCTGCGACGCCTACCACTCGTCGGTCCACACCTCCACCAGCCCCAACCGCAACCACCTGTGGAGCGGGAAGACGGGCTTCGAGGCGAACGGCAAGCGGGCCGTCGGGAACGACGCGTACAACGAGGGCACGCACCCGGGGTACGACTGGAGCACCTACCCGGAACGGCTGGAGGCCGCCGGGCACAGCTGGCAGACGTACACGGAGTGGGAGAACTTCACCGACAACCAGATCGAGTTCTTCGCCACCTTCAAGGCGATCGCCCGCAAGGCCCTCGCCCGGACCGGCGGGCACACCTTCATGGAGTCCTTCTACGCCCAGGTCCGCGAGACGGACGACGCGAGCGAGCGGAAGCGTCTGCTCGGGCTCCTCGAAGAGGGCGTCGCGACGCTCGACGAGACCGAGCGGAGCCTCTTCGAGCGCGGGCTGCGACGGGTGGAGACGGGCACGCTGGCCGACCGCTTCGCCGAGGACGTGGCGGCGGGGACGTTGCCCGAGGTCTCCTACCTGGTGCCGTCGGCCGTGGACTCCGAGCACCCGAGCGTCTCCTCCCCGGTGCACAGCGCGACGATCCTGTACAAGGTGCTCGACGCGCTGGGCAGCCACCCCGACGTGTGGCGGCACACCGCCGTCTTCATCAACTACGACGAGAACGACGGATTCTTCGACCACGTGCCGCCGCCGGTCGCGCCCCCCGAGGTGGCCGATGAGCGCTGGGACGGCAAGCCCACCGGTCTCGGTGTGCGGGTGCCGATGCTGGTCGTCTCGCCGTGGACCATCGGCGGCTACGTCTGCTCCGAGGTCTTCGACCACACCTCCGTGATCCGCTTCCTGGAGCGGTGGACCGGGGTGAAGGAGCCGAACATCGGCGACTGGCGGCGCACGGTTACCGGCGACCTCACCTCCGCCTTCGACTTCTCGCGGAGCGGACGGCAGCCGGAGGTGGACCGTCCGGCGGCCATTCCGGCGTTCGGGGGGCGCTGGCAGCCCAAGCCGCCGGCCGTCCAGCGGATGCCCGTACCGGAGACGGGGACACGCCCCGCCAGGCCGCTGCCCTACCAGCCCGACGCGCAGGCGTGGGTCACGGACGGCGCGGTGCAGGTGGGCCTCAGCAACACGGGGCGCTCCTCGGCGCACTTCACGCTCTATCCGTACGCCGGTGAGTTCCCCGCCCCGCAGCACCGGGACGTAAGGGGTACGGGGCAATGGGCGGTCCCCTTCACCGGGGACGCCTACCGCTTCACGGTCACCGGGCCCAACGGCTTCCGTCGCGAGTTCGCCGGCGCGGCCGGTGGTGACGCGGAGGTCGGCTCGCGGCTCGACGCCCGTGAGAGGGATCTCCATCTCACTCTGCGCAACACGGGACGGCGGACGCTCACCTTCACCGTGCGGCCTCTCGGGTACGTCGACGAGGAGGACCTGCGCGGGTGGACCCGGCGCATCTCCGTGAAGCCCGGACGCAGCCGTACGGTCGTGCACTCGGCGGCCGACGCACGCGGCTGGTACGACCTGGAGGTCACGGTCGACAGGGACGCGGCGTTCCGGCGGCGGCTCATGGGCCACATCGAGAACGGCAGGGCGAGCGTATCGGGCTGA
- the gatB gene encoding Asp-tRNA(Asn)/Glu-tRNA(Gln) amidotransferase subunit GatB yields the protein MTVIDLESYEDALATYDPVMGLEVHVELGTKTKMFCGCSTELKQDANSQTCPVCLGMPGALPVVNEIGVESAIKIGLALNCEIAEWCRFARKNYFYPDMPKNFQTSQYDEPIAFNGYLDVQLEDGEIFRVQIERAHMEEDTGKSTHVGGATGRIHGASHSLLDYNRAGIPLIEIVTKPIEGAGARAPEVAKAYVAELRELIKALGVSEARMEMGQMRCDVNLSLRPHGREAFGTRSETKNVNSLRSVERAARFEIQRHAAVLNSGGTIVQETRHFHEEDGSTTAGRIKDNAEDYRYFPEPDLVPVAPAREWVEELRKGLPELPRLRRARLKEEWGVSEHDMQSILNAGAVDLIVATTEVGAPADQARKWWMGELARNANETGRALDELGVTPTQVARVAELVARGDLNDKLARQVLEGVLAGEGDPDAVVEKRGLKVVSDEGALGTAVDEAIAANAGIADKIRGGKVAAAGALVGAVMKATRGQADAARVRELILEKLGVEG from the coding sequence GTGACTGTCATTGACCTGGAGTCGTACGAGGACGCCCTCGCGACGTACGACCCCGTCATGGGCCTCGAAGTCCATGTCGAGCTCGGCACCAAGACCAAGATGTTCTGCGGCTGCTCCACGGAGCTCAAGCAGGACGCCAACTCGCAGACCTGCCCGGTGTGTCTCGGGATGCCCGGCGCGCTGCCGGTCGTCAACGAGATCGGCGTCGAGTCCGCGATCAAGATCGGCCTCGCACTGAACTGCGAGATCGCCGAGTGGTGCCGCTTCGCCCGGAAGAACTACTTCTATCCGGACATGCCGAAGAACTTCCAGACCTCCCAGTACGACGAGCCGATCGCCTTCAACGGCTATCTGGACGTCCAGCTGGAGGACGGCGAGATCTTCCGCGTGCAGATCGAGCGCGCCCACATGGAGGAGGACACCGGCAAGTCGACGCACGTCGGCGGTGCCACCGGCCGTATCCACGGCGCCTCCCACTCGCTGCTCGACTACAACCGTGCGGGCATCCCGCTCATCGAGATCGTCACCAAGCCGATCGAGGGTGCCGGCGCACGCGCTCCCGAGGTCGCCAAGGCGTACGTCGCCGAGCTCCGTGAGCTCATCAAGGCGCTCGGTGTCTCGGAAGCGCGGATGGAAATGGGGCAGATGCGCTGCGACGTGAACCTGTCGCTGCGGCCCCACGGCCGGGAGGCGTTCGGTACCCGCTCCGAGACGAAGAACGTGAACTCCCTGCGTTCCGTCGAGCGCGCCGCCCGCTTCGAGATCCAGCGCCACGCGGCCGTACTGAACTCGGGCGGAACGATCGTGCAGGAGACCCGGCACTTCCACGAGGAGGACGGCTCCACCACGGCCGGCCGCATCAAGGACAACGCCGAGGACTACCGCTACTTCCCGGAGCCGGACCTGGTGCCCGTCGCCCCGGCCCGTGAATGGGTCGAGGAGCTCCGCAAGGGCCTCCCCGAGCTGCCGCGGCTGCGCCGCGCGCGGCTCAAGGAGGAGTGGGGCGTCTCCGAGCACGACATGCAGTCCATCCTCAACGCGGGCGCGGTCGACCTGATCGTCGCCACGACCGAGGTGGGCGCTCCGGCGGACCAGGCCCGCAAGTGGTGGATGGGCGAGCTCGCCCGTAACGCCAACGAGACCGGCCGTGCCCTCGACGAGCTGGGTGTCACCCCCACGCAGGTCGCCAGGGTCGCCGAGCTCGTCGCCAGGGGTGACCTCAACGACAAGCTGGCACGCCAGGTCCTGGAGGGTGTCCTCGCGGGCGAGGGCGACCCGGACGCCGTCGTGGAGAAGCGCGGCCTGAAGGTCGTCTCGGACGAAGGCGCGCTGGGCACGGCCGTGGACGAGGCGATCGCCGCCAACGCGGGCATCGCGGACAAGATCCGCGGCGGCAAGGTCGCGGCAGCGGGCGCGCTCGTCGGCGCGGTCATGAAGGCCACGCGCGGCCAGGCGGACGCGGCACGCGTGCGTGAGCTGATCCTGGAGAAGCTCGGCGTCGAGGGCTGA
- a CDS encoding aldo/keto reductase → MGAVGLGCMPMSWAYNTSQQRGDRSVRTVHAALDAGVRLLDTADMYGPFTNELLVGRALKGRRSEAFLSTKGGLLVGDQHIVANGRPGYVRRACDASLRRLQTDVIDLYQLHRADPEVPVEETWGAMADLVAAGKVRSLGLCAVGARAPRRAGARLHDGTIRQLERVQQVFPVSAVEAELSVWSPEALESLLPWCTARGVGLLAAMPLGNGYLTGTLTPGQGFEPDDPRARHPRFTAEMMAANQPVVSGLRRIAERHGATPAQVALAWVLRQGPHVVPVPGAKHEEWAVENAGAARLELDDADLAEIAGLPRARESWD, encoded by the coding sequence GTGGGCGCGGTCGGGCTGGGCTGTATGCCGATGAGCTGGGCGTACAACACATCGCAACAGCGCGGCGACCGTTCGGTGCGGACGGTGCACGCGGCGCTCGACGCGGGTGTTCGGCTGCTCGACACGGCGGACATGTACGGCCCCTTCACCAACGAGCTGCTCGTGGGACGGGCGCTCAAGGGACGGCGGAGCGAGGCGTTCCTCTCCACCAAGGGCGGGCTCCTGGTGGGTGATCAGCACATCGTCGCCAATGGGCGTCCCGGCTATGTGCGGCGGGCCTGTGATGCCTCGCTGCGGCGGCTGCAGACGGATGTGATCGATCTGTACCAACTGCACCGGGCCGACCCCGAGGTACCGGTCGAGGAGACCTGGGGAGCGATGGCCGATCTGGTCGCGGCGGGGAAGGTGCGCTCGCTCGGACTCTGCGCCGTGGGGGCGCGCGCCCCGCGCCGGGCGGGCGCGCGGCTGCATGACGGAACGATCCGTCAACTGGAGCGCGTCCAGCAGGTCTTCCCGGTCAGCGCCGTCGAGGCGGAGCTTTCCGTGTGGTCGCCGGAGGCGCTGGAGTCCTTGCTGCCGTGGTGCACGGCGCGTGGTGTGGGGCTGCTGGCCGCCATGCCGCTCGGCAACGGGTATCTGACGGGCACGCTGACGCCGGGGCAGGGCTTCGAACCGGACGATCCGCGGGCCAGGCACCCGAGGTTCACGGCCGAGATGATGGCGGCGAACCAGCCGGTGGTGTCCGGGCTCCGGCGCATCGCGGAGCGCCATGGTGCCACTCCGGCGCAGGTGGCGCTGGCGTGGGTGCTGCGGCAGGGGCCGCACGTGGTGCCGGTGCCGGGCGCGAAGCACGAGGAGTGGGCGGTGGAGAACGCGGGCGCCGCACGGCTGGAGCTCGACGACGCGGATCTGGCGGAGATCGCGGGGCTGCCGCGAGCGCGCGAGTCGTGGGACTGA
- a CDS encoding MMPL family transporter has protein sequence MAAIARWCLRHRLVAVLIWLFALGGAATAAGFAGSAYSNDYEVPGTESGRATDLLQRGFTDLGGDTDTVVWHTSGSTVRATDVEQTMTRTLHAIEELPGVGGVTGPYGSMGAGQISADGRTAYATVTFDHQADAIAPEQAQALVDTAKAASADGLQVELGGMAVALTEAPSAHLSEAIGVVVAAVVLFLAFGSLAASMLPIATALVSVGTAYAGIVLLGHVMTVADFAPMLGMLIGLGVGIDYALFIVTRHRRGLRSGLSVTDAAQNAVATTGRAVVFAGATVCIALLGMLVLRLGFLNGVAIAASLTVVLAVAASVTLLPALLSFIGMRALSRRERRQLAERGPQPELPTGFAARWSAFVERHPKLLGAVAAVVMLVLALPTLGLHLGTSDQGNNPATATTRQAYDLLGEAFGPGVNGPLTIAAQLDGADDRLALDALPATLRDTEGVASVSPVIYNSGGDTAFVTVVPDSAPQSQRTSELVDRLRADVLPEAADNTSLRAHVGGVTASYDDFAEIIIGKLPLFVGVVIGLGCLLLLLAFRSIGIPLKAAVMNVAAVSSSFGVVVAVFQWGWGSELLGLGSAGPIEPFLPVIMVSVLFGLSMDYQVFLVGRMYEEWLETGDNRRAVRVGLAETSRVINSAAVIMISVFLAFVLSGDRVIAMFGIALAVAVALDAFVLRTLLVPALMHMLGGANWWLPGWLDRWLPRISIEAPDRGAGHAKIPGARSGEGGEAEPRPVRAEPVEPVH, from the coding sequence TTGGCTGCCATTGCTCGCTGGTGTCTCAGGCACCGGCTCGTCGCCGTCCTCATCTGGCTGTTCGCCCTCGGCGGCGCGGCCACCGCAGCGGGTTTCGCGGGTTCGGCCTACTCCAACGACTACGAGGTGCCCGGAACCGAGTCCGGCCGTGCCACCGACCTCCTCCAGCGGGGCTTCACGGATCTCGGCGGTGACACCGACACCGTCGTCTGGCACACCAGCGGCTCCACCGTCCGGGCCACCGATGTCGAGCAGACGATGACCCGGACGCTCCACGCGATCGAGGAGCTGCCGGGAGTCGGCGGCGTCACCGGTCCCTACGGATCGATGGGCGCCGGACAGATCAGCGCGGACGGCCGTACCGCGTACGCCACGGTCACCTTCGACCATCAGGCCGACGCCATTGCGCCGGAGCAGGCCCAGGCCCTCGTCGACACCGCGAAGGCGGCCTCGGCCGACGGGCTCCAGGTCGAGCTCGGCGGCATGGCCGTCGCCCTCACGGAAGCGCCATCGGCCCACCTCAGCGAGGCCATCGGGGTGGTCGTCGCCGCGGTCGTCCTCTTCCTCGCCTTCGGCTCCCTCGCCGCGAGCATGCTGCCCATCGCCACCGCGCTCGTCTCCGTCGGCACGGCCTACGCGGGCATCGTGCTGCTCGGTCACGTGATGACGGTGGCCGACTTCGCACCGATGCTGGGCATGCTGATCGGCCTCGGTGTCGGCATCGACTACGCGCTGTTCATCGTCACCCGGCACCGCAGAGGACTCCGGAGCGGTCTCTCGGTCACCGACGCGGCGCAGAACGCCGTCGCGACGACCGGGCGCGCCGTCGTCTTCGCCGGGGCCACCGTCTGCATCGCGCTCCTCGGCATGCTCGTTCTGCGGCTCGGGTTCCTCAACGGGGTCGCGATCGCCGCCTCGCTCACCGTGGTACTGGCCGTCGCCGCCTCCGTGACCCTGCTGCCCGCGCTGCTCTCCTTCATCGGGATGCGCGCGCTGAGCCGGCGTGAGCGCAGGCAGCTCGCCGAGAGGGGGCCGCAGCCGGAGCTTCCCACCGGCTTCGCCGCCCGCTGGTCCGCTTTCGTCGAACGGCACCCCAAGCTGCTCGGTGCGGTCGCCGCCGTCGTGATGCTGGTGCTGGCCCTGCCCACCCTGGGACTGCACCTGGGCACGTCCGACCAGGGGAACAACCCCGCGACGGCCACCACCCGGCAGGCGTACGACCTGCTGGGCGAGGCGTTCGGGCCCGGGGTCAACGGGCCGCTGACGATCGCCGCGCAGCTGGACGGCGCCGACGACCGGCTCGCCCTGGACGCCCTGCCCGCCACCCTGCGCGACACGGAGGGTGTGGCATCGGTCAGCCCCGTGATCTACAACAGCGGCGGCGATACGGCGTTCGTCACCGTCGTGCCGGACTCGGCGCCGCAGTCGCAGCGGACCAGCGAGCTCGTCGACCGGCTGCGGGCGGACGTGCTGCCCGAGGCGGCTGACAACACCTCGCTCCGGGCACACGTGGGCGGCGTGACCGCCAGTTACGACGACTTCGCCGAGATCATCATCGGCAAGCTTCCGCTCTTCGTCGGTGTGGTCATCGGGCTCGGCTGTCTGCTCCTGCTGCTGGCCTTCCGCTCCATCGGCATTCCGCTGAAGGCAGCCGTGATGAACGTGGCCGCGGTCTCCTCCTCCTTCGGCGTCGTCGTCGCCGTCTTCCAGTGGGGGTGGGGGAGCGAACTGCTGGGGCTCGGCAGCGCTGGACCGATCGAGCCCTTCCTGCCAGTGATCATGGTCTCGGTGCTCTTCGGGCTCTCGATGGACTACCAGGTGTTCCTGGTCGGCCGGATGTACGAGGAGTGGCTGGAGACCGGCGACAACCGGCGGGCGGTCCGTGTCGGGCTCGCCGAGACCAGCAGAGTGATCAACTCGGCCGCCGTGATCATGATCTCGGTCTTCCTCGCCTTCGTGCTCAGCGGTGACCGCGTCATCGCGATGTTCGGTATCGCGCTCGCCGTGGCCGTCGCGCTCGACGCGTTCGTCCTGCGCACCCTGCTCGTGCCCGCCCTGATGCACATGCTGGGCGGTGCGAACTGGTGGCTGCCGGGCTGGCTGGACCGGTGGCTGCCGCGGATCAGTATCGAGGCGCCGGACCGCGGGGCGGGTCATGCGAAAATTCCGGGGGCGCGTTCGGGCGAGGGTGGCGAAGCCGAGCCCCGGCCCGTCCGGGCCGAGCCCGTCGAGCCCGTTCACTGA